From the genome of Gopherus evgoodei ecotype Sinaloan lineage chromosome 5, rGopEvg1_v1.p, whole genome shotgun sequence, one region includes:
- the ANAPC4 gene encoding anaphase-promoting complex subunit 4 isoform X1, translating to MPAFRQVGEKQLPQEIIFMAWSPKRDLIALANKVGEVLLHRLANFQRVWSLPPNENTGKEVTALAWRPDGKILAFGLADTKRVILCDVEKPESLHSFSVDAPVTYMHWMEVTEESSVLTSFYNAEDESNLLLPKLPALPKNYSTTAKIFSEEKSDEIMKLLGDVRLNALVLGGSSGFIEVYAYGMYKIATVTGVAGSCLGLCFSSDLKSLSVITEVQVSPDSAPEITYFQLDTSLLSVYLPEVTRMARKFTHISTLLQYIKLSLTCMCEAWEEILMQMDSRLTKFVQEKNTTTSVQDEFMQLLLWGKASLELQALLMNQLTVKGLKKLGQSIESSYSSIQKLVISHLQSGSEALLYHLSELKGMASWKQKYESLGLDAAGIEDAITAVGSFILKANELLQVIDSSMKNFKAFFRWLYVAMLRMSEDHVLPELNKMTQKDITFVADFLTEHFNEAPDLYNRKGKYFNVERVGQYLKDEDDDLVSPPNTEGNQWFNFLQNSTHLKESPLLFPYYPQKSLHFVKRRMEGIIDQCLQKPADVIGKSVHQAVCMCLYKGSKSEDSTPRLFKLPFMWNDKSSNLHYVLFTMLESSLSKIYILRRHTDVSRSANNGLLSVDFGNFLNNSINESSDTGFYSCVDAHFYDDETITVVLKENAEQEGKERILAQLPLSSVYVDEDQEREFSLNSNKRLDEQSDDIPARTVFLESQWRVLENMKAQYVAVNGIRKVSCVLSSNLRHVRVFEMDVEDDGEAEEEEEEEETTPIVGDEHEELTLSAVNHNSMCGGSAEADETEEHESSLDS from the exons GTTTTACTTCACCGACTTGCAAACTTTCAACGAGTTTGGAGTTTGCCACCAAATGAAAATACAGGGAAAGAAGTTACAGCCCTTGCTTGGAGACCAGATGGCAAAA TTTTGGCTTTTGGCTTAGCTGATACCAAGCGTGTGATCCTGTGTGATGTAGAAAAGCCTGAAAGCTTACACTCCTTCTCAGTGGATGCTCCTGTTACTTACATGCACTGGATGGAAGTAACTGAAGAAAGCAG TGTTCTCACTTCATTTTATAATGCTGAGGATGAGTCAAACCTTCTCCTACCTAAATTACCTGCATTGCCAAAAAA CTACAGTACCACTGCAAAAATTTTCAG TGAAGAAAAATCAGATGAGATTATGAAGCTCTTGGGTGATGTAAG GCTAAATGCCCTTGTCCTTGGAGGCAGTTCTGGATTCATCGAGGTTTATGCTTATGGAATGTACAAGATTGCTACAGtaacaggg GTGGCAGGTTCTTGCCTTGGATTATGCTTTTCTAGTGATTTGAAATCACTATCAGTCATTACAGAGGTGCAAGTTTCCCCAGACAGTGCACCGGAGATTACGTATTTCCAG CTGGACACCAGTCTGCTATCAGTTTATTTACCTGAGGTAACTCGAATGGCCAGGAAATTTACTCATATTTCAACTCTACTGCAG tataTAAAGTTGTCATTGACATGTATGTGTGAAGCATGGGAAGAAATATTGATGCAGATGGACTCGCGTCTAACCAAATTTGTGCAG GAAAAGAACACAACCACTTCTGTACAGGATGAGTTTATGCAGTTGCTCTTGTGGGGCAAAGCAAG CCTTGAACTTCAAGCACTTTTAATGAACCAACTAACAGTAAAG GGTTTAAAAAAGCTTGGTCAGTCCATAGAGTCTTCCTACTCCAGTATACAAAAATTAGTCATAAGTCACTTGCAGAG TGGCTCTGAGGCATTGTTGTACCATCTGAGTGAACTGAAAGGAATGGCATCATGGAAACAAAAATATGAATCTCTTGGACTAGACGCAGCAGGAATTGAAG ATGCTATTACTGCTGTGGGCTCCTTCATCTTGAAAGCAAACGAGCTTCTTCA AGTTATAGACAGTAGTATGAAAAACTTCAAAGCATTTTTCCGATGGTTGTATGTGG CCATGCTGAGGATGTCAGAAGATCATGTTCTTCCAGAGCTGAACAAG ATGACTCAAAAAGATATCACATTTGTTGCTGATTTTCTTACTGAACACTTCAATGAG GCACCAGACCTCTACAATCGTAAAGGAAAATACTTCAATGTAGAGAGAGTTGGTCAG TACTTGAAAGATGAAGATGATGACCTTGTATCCCCACCCAACACTGAAGGAAACCAGTGGTTTAACTTTCTTCAAAACAGCACACATCTTAAAG AAAGTCCACTGCTGTTTCCCTATTACCCTCAGAAATCGCTACATTTTGTCAAAAGGCGAATGGAGGGGATTATTGATCAGTGTCTACAAAAACCAGCT GATGTGATTGGAAAATCAGTACATCAAGCAGTTTGCATGTGTTTATACAAAGGATCTAAAAG TGAGGACTCTACACCTCGATTATTTAAATTACCCTTTAT GTGGAATGACAAATCCTCCAACTTACATTATGTTCTCTTCACTATGTTAGAAAGTTCTCTTTCTAAAATTTACATTTTGAGGCGGCACACGGATGTTTCCAG GTCTGCTAATAATGGACTACTTTCTGTTGATTTTGGAAACTTCTTGAACAACAGTATAAATGAAAGCTCAGATACAGG CTTCTACAGTTGTGTAGATGCACATTTTTATGATGATGAAACTATAACCGTGGTTCTTAAGGAGAATGCTGAACAAGAAGGCAAAGAGAGAATCTTGGCTCAGTTGCCTTTATCTTCAGTGTATGTTGATGAGGACCAAGAAAGGGAATTCAGCTTGAATTCTAATAAAAG GCTGGATGAGCAATCTGATGATATTCCTGCACGTACTGTCTTTTTGGAGAGTCAGTGGAGAGTATTGGAGAATATGAAAGCTCAGTATGTTGCTGTGAATGGCATTCGGAAAGTTTCTTGTGTG CTAAGTTCAAATCTCCGTCATGTCAGAGTGTTTGAGATGGATGTAGAAGATGATGGAGAggcagaagaagaggaggaggaggaagaaacaacTCCGATTGTGGGTGATGAACATGAAGAGCTGACTCTGTCTGCAGTTAACCACAATAGTATGTGTGGTGGTTCTGCTGAGGCAGATGAAACAGAAGAACATGAATCAAGCCTGGATTCTTGA
- the ANAPC4 gene encoding anaphase-promoting complex subunit 4 isoform X3: protein MPAFRQVGEKQLPQEIIFMAWSPKRDLIALANKVGEVLLHRLANFQRVWSLPPNENTGKEVTALAWRPDGKILAFGLADTKRVILCDVEKPESLHSFSVDAPVTYMHWMEVTEESSVLTSFYNAEDESNLLLPKLPALPKNYSTTAKIFSEEKSDEIMKLLGDVRLNALVLGGSSGFIEVYAYGMYKIATVTGVAGSCLGLCFSSDLKSLSVITEVQVSPDSAPEITYFQLDTSLLSVYLPEVTRMARKFTHISTLLQYIKLSLTCMCEAWEEILMQMDSRLTKFVQEKNTTTSVQDEFMQLLLWGKASLELQALLMNQLTVKGLKKLGQSIESSYSSIQKLVISHLQSGSEALLYHLSELKGMASWKQKYESLGLDAAGIEDAITAVGSFILKANELLQVIDSSMKNFKAFFRWLYVAMLRMSEDHVLPELNKMTQKDITFVADFLTEHFNEYLKDEDDDLVSPPNTEGNQWFNFLQNSTHLKESPLLFPYYPQKSLHFVKRRMEGIIDQCLQKPADVIGKSVHQAVCMCLYKGSKSEDSTPRLFKLPFMWNDKSSNLHYVLFTMLESSLSKIYILRRHTDVSRSANNGLLSVDFGNFLNNSINESSDTGFYSCVDAHFYDDETITVVLKENAEQEGKERILAQLPLSSVYVDEDQEREFSLNSNKRLDEQSDDIPARTVFLESQWRVLENMKAQYVAVNGIRKVSCVLSSNLRHVRVFEMDVEDDGEAEEEEEEEETTPIVGDEHEELTLSAVNHNSMCGGSAEADETEEHESSLDS from the exons GTTTTACTTCACCGACTTGCAAACTTTCAACGAGTTTGGAGTTTGCCACCAAATGAAAATACAGGGAAAGAAGTTACAGCCCTTGCTTGGAGACCAGATGGCAAAA TTTTGGCTTTTGGCTTAGCTGATACCAAGCGTGTGATCCTGTGTGATGTAGAAAAGCCTGAAAGCTTACACTCCTTCTCAGTGGATGCTCCTGTTACTTACATGCACTGGATGGAAGTAACTGAAGAAAGCAG TGTTCTCACTTCATTTTATAATGCTGAGGATGAGTCAAACCTTCTCCTACCTAAATTACCTGCATTGCCAAAAAA CTACAGTACCACTGCAAAAATTTTCAG TGAAGAAAAATCAGATGAGATTATGAAGCTCTTGGGTGATGTAAG GCTAAATGCCCTTGTCCTTGGAGGCAGTTCTGGATTCATCGAGGTTTATGCTTATGGAATGTACAAGATTGCTACAGtaacaggg GTGGCAGGTTCTTGCCTTGGATTATGCTTTTCTAGTGATTTGAAATCACTATCAGTCATTACAGAGGTGCAAGTTTCCCCAGACAGTGCACCGGAGATTACGTATTTCCAG CTGGACACCAGTCTGCTATCAGTTTATTTACCTGAGGTAACTCGAATGGCCAGGAAATTTACTCATATTTCAACTCTACTGCAG tataTAAAGTTGTCATTGACATGTATGTGTGAAGCATGGGAAGAAATATTGATGCAGATGGACTCGCGTCTAACCAAATTTGTGCAG GAAAAGAACACAACCACTTCTGTACAGGATGAGTTTATGCAGTTGCTCTTGTGGGGCAAAGCAAG CCTTGAACTTCAAGCACTTTTAATGAACCAACTAACAGTAAAG GGTTTAAAAAAGCTTGGTCAGTCCATAGAGTCTTCCTACTCCAGTATACAAAAATTAGTCATAAGTCACTTGCAGAG TGGCTCTGAGGCATTGTTGTACCATCTGAGTGAACTGAAAGGAATGGCATCATGGAAACAAAAATATGAATCTCTTGGACTAGACGCAGCAGGAATTGAAG ATGCTATTACTGCTGTGGGCTCCTTCATCTTGAAAGCAAACGAGCTTCTTCA AGTTATAGACAGTAGTATGAAAAACTTCAAAGCATTTTTCCGATGGTTGTATGTGG CCATGCTGAGGATGTCAGAAGATCATGTTCTTCCAGAGCTGAACAAG ATGACTCAAAAAGATATCACATTTGTTGCTGATTTTCTTACTGAACACTTCAATGAG TACTTGAAAGATGAAGATGATGACCTTGTATCCCCACCCAACACTGAAGGAAACCAGTGGTTTAACTTTCTTCAAAACAGCACACATCTTAAAG AAAGTCCACTGCTGTTTCCCTATTACCCTCAGAAATCGCTACATTTTGTCAAAAGGCGAATGGAGGGGATTATTGATCAGTGTCTACAAAAACCAGCT GATGTGATTGGAAAATCAGTACATCAAGCAGTTTGCATGTGTTTATACAAAGGATCTAAAAG TGAGGACTCTACACCTCGATTATTTAAATTACCCTTTAT GTGGAATGACAAATCCTCCAACTTACATTATGTTCTCTTCACTATGTTAGAAAGTTCTCTTTCTAAAATTTACATTTTGAGGCGGCACACGGATGTTTCCAG GTCTGCTAATAATGGACTACTTTCTGTTGATTTTGGAAACTTCTTGAACAACAGTATAAATGAAAGCTCAGATACAGG CTTCTACAGTTGTGTAGATGCACATTTTTATGATGATGAAACTATAACCGTGGTTCTTAAGGAGAATGCTGAACAAGAAGGCAAAGAGAGAATCTTGGCTCAGTTGCCTTTATCTTCAGTGTATGTTGATGAGGACCAAGAAAGGGAATTCAGCTTGAATTCTAATAAAAG GCTGGATGAGCAATCTGATGATATTCCTGCACGTACTGTCTTTTTGGAGAGTCAGTGGAGAGTATTGGAGAATATGAAAGCTCAGTATGTTGCTGTGAATGGCATTCGGAAAGTTTCTTGTGTG CTAAGTTCAAATCTCCGTCATGTCAGAGTGTTTGAGATGGATGTAGAAGATGATGGAGAggcagaagaagaggaggaggaggaagaaacaacTCCGATTGTGGGTGATGAACATGAAGAGCTGACTCTGTCTGCAGTTAACCACAATAGTATGTGTGGTGGTTCTGCTGAGGCAGATGAAACAGAAGAACATGAATCAAGCCTGGATTCTTGA
- the ANAPC4 gene encoding anaphase-promoting complex subunit 4 isoform X2, with protein sequence MPAFRQVGEKQLPQEIIFMAWSPKRDLIALANKVGEVLLHRLANFQRVWSLPPNENTGKEVTALAWRPDGKILAFGLADTKRVILCDVEKPESLHSFSVDAPVTYMHWMEVTEESSVLTSFYNAEDESNLLLPKLPALPKNYSTTAKIFRLNALVLGGSSGFIEVYAYGMYKIATVTGVAGSCLGLCFSSDLKSLSVITEVQVSPDSAPEITYFQLDTSLLSVYLPEVTRMARKFTHISTLLQYIKLSLTCMCEAWEEILMQMDSRLTKFVQEKNTTTSVQDEFMQLLLWGKASLELQALLMNQLTVKGLKKLGQSIESSYSSIQKLVISHLQSGSEALLYHLSELKGMASWKQKYESLGLDAAGIEDAITAVGSFILKANELLQVIDSSMKNFKAFFRWLYVAMLRMSEDHVLPELNKMTQKDITFVADFLTEHFNEAPDLYNRKGKYFNVERVGQYLKDEDDDLVSPPNTEGNQWFNFLQNSTHLKESPLLFPYYPQKSLHFVKRRMEGIIDQCLQKPADVIGKSVHQAVCMCLYKGSKSEDSTPRLFKLPFMWNDKSSNLHYVLFTMLESSLSKIYILRRHTDVSRSANNGLLSVDFGNFLNNSINESSDTGFYSCVDAHFYDDETITVVLKENAEQEGKERILAQLPLSSVYVDEDQEREFSLNSNKRLDEQSDDIPARTVFLESQWRVLENMKAQYVAVNGIRKVSCVLSSNLRHVRVFEMDVEDDGEAEEEEEEEETTPIVGDEHEELTLSAVNHNSMCGGSAEADETEEHESSLDS encoded by the exons GTTTTACTTCACCGACTTGCAAACTTTCAACGAGTTTGGAGTTTGCCACCAAATGAAAATACAGGGAAAGAAGTTACAGCCCTTGCTTGGAGACCAGATGGCAAAA TTTTGGCTTTTGGCTTAGCTGATACCAAGCGTGTGATCCTGTGTGATGTAGAAAAGCCTGAAAGCTTACACTCCTTCTCAGTGGATGCTCCTGTTACTTACATGCACTGGATGGAAGTAACTGAAGAAAGCAG TGTTCTCACTTCATTTTATAATGCTGAGGATGAGTCAAACCTTCTCCTACCTAAATTACCTGCATTGCCAAAAAA CTACAGTACCACTGCAAAAATTTTCAG GCTAAATGCCCTTGTCCTTGGAGGCAGTTCTGGATTCATCGAGGTTTATGCTTATGGAATGTACAAGATTGCTACAGtaacaggg GTGGCAGGTTCTTGCCTTGGATTATGCTTTTCTAGTGATTTGAAATCACTATCAGTCATTACAGAGGTGCAAGTTTCCCCAGACAGTGCACCGGAGATTACGTATTTCCAG CTGGACACCAGTCTGCTATCAGTTTATTTACCTGAGGTAACTCGAATGGCCAGGAAATTTACTCATATTTCAACTCTACTGCAG tataTAAAGTTGTCATTGACATGTATGTGTGAAGCATGGGAAGAAATATTGATGCAGATGGACTCGCGTCTAACCAAATTTGTGCAG GAAAAGAACACAACCACTTCTGTACAGGATGAGTTTATGCAGTTGCTCTTGTGGGGCAAAGCAAG CCTTGAACTTCAAGCACTTTTAATGAACCAACTAACAGTAAAG GGTTTAAAAAAGCTTGGTCAGTCCATAGAGTCTTCCTACTCCAGTATACAAAAATTAGTCATAAGTCACTTGCAGAG TGGCTCTGAGGCATTGTTGTACCATCTGAGTGAACTGAAAGGAATGGCATCATGGAAACAAAAATATGAATCTCTTGGACTAGACGCAGCAGGAATTGAAG ATGCTATTACTGCTGTGGGCTCCTTCATCTTGAAAGCAAACGAGCTTCTTCA AGTTATAGACAGTAGTATGAAAAACTTCAAAGCATTTTTCCGATGGTTGTATGTGG CCATGCTGAGGATGTCAGAAGATCATGTTCTTCCAGAGCTGAACAAG ATGACTCAAAAAGATATCACATTTGTTGCTGATTTTCTTACTGAACACTTCAATGAG GCACCAGACCTCTACAATCGTAAAGGAAAATACTTCAATGTAGAGAGAGTTGGTCAG TACTTGAAAGATGAAGATGATGACCTTGTATCCCCACCCAACACTGAAGGAAACCAGTGGTTTAACTTTCTTCAAAACAGCACACATCTTAAAG AAAGTCCACTGCTGTTTCCCTATTACCCTCAGAAATCGCTACATTTTGTCAAAAGGCGAATGGAGGGGATTATTGATCAGTGTCTACAAAAACCAGCT GATGTGATTGGAAAATCAGTACATCAAGCAGTTTGCATGTGTTTATACAAAGGATCTAAAAG TGAGGACTCTACACCTCGATTATTTAAATTACCCTTTAT GTGGAATGACAAATCCTCCAACTTACATTATGTTCTCTTCACTATGTTAGAAAGTTCTCTTTCTAAAATTTACATTTTGAGGCGGCACACGGATGTTTCCAG GTCTGCTAATAATGGACTACTTTCTGTTGATTTTGGAAACTTCTTGAACAACAGTATAAATGAAAGCTCAGATACAGG CTTCTACAGTTGTGTAGATGCACATTTTTATGATGATGAAACTATAACCGTGGTTCTTAAGGAGAATGCTGAACAAGAAGGCAAAGAGAGAATCTTGGCTCAGTTGCCTTTATCTTCAGTGTATGTTGATGAGGACCAAGAAAGGGAATTCAGCTTGAATTCTAATAAAAG GCTGGATGAGCAATCTGATGATATTCCTGCACGTACTGTCTTTTTGGAGAGTCAGTGGAGAGTATTGGAGAATATGAAAGCTCAGTATGTTGCTGTGAATGGCATTCGGAAAGTTTCTTGTGTG CTAAGTTCAAATCTCCGTCATGTCAGAGTGTTTGAGATGGATGTAGAAGATGATGGAGAggcagaagaagaggaggaggaggaagaaacaacTCCGATTGTGGGTGATGAACATGAAGAGCTGACTCTGTCTGCAGTTAACCACAATAGTATGTGTGGTGGTTCTGCTGAGGCAGATGAAACAGAAGAACATGAATCAAGCCTGGATTCTTGA